The DNA region AAATGTATTCATTGACAGATTGTCCATCAgaccttttaaaatcttcaaagtCTTCAAATTTCTCTAAGCTCTCTGCTAAATCATCTTTGGCCAAATGTTTGTCCAAAAATTCTATCAATGTTTTCAAACCTGTCTCTTTTTTGAGATCCTCCAAATTCAGCTGATCAAACACTTTTTCTCTTATCTGGGACTCATCATTTTCAGGAAGAGACAATGCTATAGCAACACCTTGTTTCTTTTTATCTAACTCAGTGACCTCTTTCCATGCTAAAAGTTCTTGCTTGAAGAGTTCATAACTTTTGATTTTAGGATTGTACAAAGGGGGGTTgatttttgttgacattttctcAGTCCACTAACACCACTGTTTTTCACATTTATCAAACTCTGAATAACAAGTAATTAATTGTCACACCTCGCTTACACTGTTTCTAACACTAGGAATCACCAATTTTCTTTCAACCACGCTCTGCTACCATTGTTAGACCATGTGCTTTATTCAACTCGTTCACTAAAAGTAACTTTACAGGATGAAGAGCTGCCTTAGGGGGAGataagtaaaacataaacaagagTTACTTCTCTTGTCATTGCATATTAAGTAAAATAACACGACAGTCTTTGCAAATGACACGAATTTTAGTAAAGATGCAAGATAAATTATCGAGATAGCTATCCCAACAAAAAAAGCCAGTCTTGATCGAGAAACCAAAAAGTTGTCTGAACTTGACGAGATAGTTATCTTGACTTTACGTGATATGCTATGTTGACCCAAAATTATGTGGATggcagaaatatgccaccataccAAACCACGCGCTCAGACAGGACCGTCAGACCACCGGCAAAATTAAGTGACTATATCGAGTGATAACTAAGTACtgcttgagaaaaaaaacctgtaatAAAGAGTTTAgaaattacatatttttgtcTAGTCTTGTGTAATCTCTTATCAAATTTTCGATGTAAATGGGTAATATTctgctttttataaaaaaaaaatgtcacataTTTCATAgtcttttatttgaaattcgGAAGTTATCCGTCTTTAGTTTTGTCTTTTATGTTTCTGTCATAAAAAAATAGAAGCTATCATGACTGTCTCTATCGTATTTGACAAGATGGGCctaaaatttgtattatttctaatttttaggTGGCCATGTTTACTTCTAGTGATAACAGACAGTGTCCTCTTTACCCAAAGTGCCCACACACGTGACTGTAAGTATTTGTATTTTAGATAGATAAACTAAGTTCAAACTAACAGTTCATCAACAATTATCTGTATTTGTTACATGAATTTCACTTGTGTCGTGATTCAGACCCCCACTTTACGACCGAACAACTCATTCACCATTTTCATGCCCCGTTGATCACCGACGCTTCCGGTCTGGCCGCGAGTCGTAAACACAGGGGTGTACTATATACTCACAACGACAGCGAACACCCGACCAACTATGTCTTCGCAATCAACGCATCAACCGCAGCCTTGATTTCCACGTTGATGGTTTACCCCTCCAGTAACTTTGATTGGGAGGATATTGCTGTGGGACCTTGCGGAAGTACAAGTTGTATTTACATCGCAGACACGGGAACCACGGGAACAACCGATGTTTACCGCGTGGAGGAACCCGACTTTATCTATTCGGATCAAATACTGcaaaatgcaaagaaaattaCATACACGTAAATTTACATATGTAGTAAACTTGCTTGTAAATATGTCAAGGGGATGTGATTAATTTGTTACCGATTATTAAATAGGCATGATCAATACGTTTGAGgtttatattctttttaattcagATCGAATTCCAGTATCATTTTTACTTTACGAACAAATTTTGCAACTTTTGAACCCCATCAATTTTAGCTTAGATTTTAACCATACACATATCAATAAAGCATaatcaaattgataattttttttacgttcGTTCACGAAGAGACTGACgggttacatgtattttgtagtTGGACTGGGGTTCCGAGCAACCATCTTACATCAAGAACAATAATGGTGGATCCGCATGGAAATGTTTACTTGGTAAACGACAAAGTCAGGAATATTGGGCTTATTTCCCCAGACATGTGGACCAAACACCAACCTGTGGACATTGCAACTCCCTACCTCCTGAATTTTCCTCGCGAAGTTAACCGCACAACAGACCCAGAATCCGGAGACATTTCCTCGGACGGTTCTCAGGTTCTGATACTAACACACAATCATATTTACTATTGGCACGTTCGACATGGCAATATACTTTCGTCTCTGCAAGGCGATCCCATTACTGTTCCTAGACTTCATGGTCATCACTTAGGGGGAGTTTGTTGGGACTTGGATGGAAGAAATTATTACACTGTAAAAGAAGGGAAAAACGCCCCACTCTACATCCATCAACGCattaattgaaataattgtttCTCTGActctttgaattaaaattaaaaaaaattaattcaagtGCATTATTTATCAGTGTACatgcatttaattataatatacatacATGCTCCAATACAACGAGTAAAGCTGAATAAAGGACGTGAAAATGACGATTAAATTCTTTTGATACTTTTCATGCGCGGGTCAAGAACatttccgctaaatcaagttcATCGCCAAATGTCATGCATATcttactactatattaaaataatagactcgaatttttggtctttaataccgattaaccggaagaatactgtcttttgttttatatattttaaacatcattggtacttgaagattaccaatttgtttttattttttctcagttaagcttcggtAATTAATTATCAACGAGCATTCTTAAAAAATctcggaaatcatctggattttttggattttacaatcctgcgcttgcgcaatacattcacgctaacgggatctttagtttatgttttcacGATATCACACtatttgcatgaataaactcagagatgataatacaaatacgggtaaattttcacgggaaatttgctatatattctgttcatatatattaatgatttcttatgagagaaagtatagaATAACAAATAGCCTATACATTTCATCTAAGTACCTGTACTAATACTTTTGTtatcgtgatgacaaaaaatatttgattacatgcaaaaaaattcacattatatttcttaggagaatgaagatagaatatgttttatcgcaAAAATTAATTATGTCCTACGTACCCAGTTTTACGATAGAATGCGTTCCGTGTATAGTCTCTGTAGCAAAGAAattacgtgtacgttggtgaaaaagtgttgaattcttccattatatggattaaaatttttagatgaaaggcaTTTACAGTCTCATAAAAGGTTTATTATGATGAATTTGACCGGTTTTTTTCcaggcaacttcattaattttctccaaaatcgttccggagcgattttgcaattttctgctacattacgggtatatgggaggcattctacctgtggtgagggcctttcaAAGTCTAGTAATTATGTATGAAAAAGTCACATTGAGGAATACGCTAATTAgaatccacgccaacttgttcaaaatgtgatttccgccaaatatcgaaCACGCCAAACATAATACGTTTACTGCATGTCTAAATTTCATGAGACTTAGTACACATACTAATGCTAGCCTAACTCAGTGATAacaaataagaaattcatttcaTTAGATACGTAACAATGGGCGGACTTCATTTGTAACACGATCAGTGCATTTTGGTCGGGGAGGGAAGGGGGGGGAGAGCAATGATGAATCATGCTTTgaccattaaatttatgaaGTAACATaatcaaaggggggggggggggggagaaatgATGAATCATGCTTTgaccattaaatttatgaaGTAACATAATCATTCCATAAAATATAACCAATATGCGTTGCTTCAGATTGCTTTGTTTAGTTATCCTTTCTACTGACATGTCTTTTTTGGACATTGCTTGTCCGTTTTGGACTCTAATTTAGAATCTGTACTGTATTACAACTCGCAGACACCGGAACCATTCGAAGAGTCCCATCACATAATCTGTAGAAATGCAATCTTGGTGGCAGCCATTTATTTCCTGCCATGTTCTTAAAAGTCCGATATAAGAGAAGAAACCTTTACTTAAAGCATGGTAATATGTCACGAGGAACGCTAGATTCACGTCAATCAATCGGCTGAGTAAAAATTTTAGATTTCAGAGAACGGAgaatcaaaatgtaaatactaGTACGTTACAAAGACATAAAATACGGAGCACGACGGAGAGGTAAAGTTGTTAGGCAACACAACAGTCGCTGTAAAAATGAGATGAAAGGTTAAAAccaattattataattaaatatcaaaattcaagAAATTTCAAATAGAAGGTGAAGTTTACTTTTGGGACGTGCATGGTTGGTACATCTTATTGCCAGGACTTTAGTTGGTATTGTACCaatgtaatgtaatgtaatgtaatgtatTGGTACATTTCACTGCCAGGACTTTAGTTGGTATTGTAGCTCTACCACATGACAAACCAAATCAGCAACTGTTAGGTTGAACATGGCATATTCACAATATACAATTAACTTTGCAAAACGAATGTGCTAACATAGTATAGAATATCAGTAATGTCCTTAGCAGACAGGCTGAACTGTGTACCGCTCTATAAAGATAAGAAACATGACTATCACTTGGTTCatttaagtattgaatccttattttttgaaagatattgtcccataactgcaacggtgtgtgcatacaaattgaataacgcgcgttagcgcgttatgaaaatttgtttgcacacaccgttgcagttatgagactatatctttcaaaaataaggatttaatgcttatatttacattttttacattcttGCCTTGTACGCAAATGCGAATTATACATCAAAATTACTGTACTATCCTATGGGTAAGTTTAAATttatggaagagccactgtaacagccacaagcgtgatctttgattttcgcttgtgacgttgtatttatcagcgttcaacgtttgtgacgtcacaattaaaactcgtcaattaaccttttagtaccctttctgtgttatggtgctatatctgcagtagctttacatgcaaaatatacgtggaatgtaaatataataggtTATCAGTTTCTGCAGATTAAAAGGTAAGCTAAACAAAGCATAGTAAGGATCTATCATTAGAACCtgaatttgaacaaaaatatctCGCAATGTTATTGCTTTCATACTTCTAAACACAAACTTATACTCACAAATAGAATAGCGTCCTTCAAAATGTGTGCATTTAACGATAGCTGCAATAATCTTGCTCTATACAACTTGTTTTGATGTTTTGATCTTGAGTTTAGGAGGTGATTTTTACGGCCAGGGCGTGATCAGTTCCAACAAGCCCGTaaaatcaaagaatgattcttattacttaaaataattatattttttgaaattttacaacTAAATGTAAAAGTATTGACATTCATTTTGTATAGTTATGaaatccctgcttgcgttacaacaatacgtcatttgacatatacatgtatattgacacGTGTGTTGTACAACACTGCAACGAACACGTGACATTGATAAAATCAGTACCTATACGTTACAAATTTGATCAGataaaaacaacagaaaatataaatgtaaagaaTTTTGTCTAAAACAAGTCGCTATCGCTTTTGACTTTCATCTTTCTGAcaagattaattttttatggATGATGAACATACTAAccgtatataaaaataaaattatgattaaCATCGTCATGATTACTAGGCGCCTTCTTCAACAGCCTCGACATGTCTGGTATGTAACTTGCTTGTTTGATTATCAATTGTCTTGCAGAACCACTAAATCgtcaataaatgaattttatatgttacTTAGTACTAGTATTTATCAGGTAGTAAGGTACTTAAATCACAAAATAATACTcttttaacaacaacaaaaagtccGTTTAAGGTGGCAttaaagaacaagaaataagtATCTGACCCATTAGTACAAGATTTTTCTATTTATGTGTACTTTAaactctgggtttttttttttcaagagaaAAAAAGTTTCGTTTTTATAGTGATTCTGTAGGCTTTATGTCTTGAGGTTACGTAAAGTTTCATAATAACTTCAAAATACATATCCATCATAATGACAAATATACCCgatgttataaatatttaaaaaaatgtttgccaGTTCCACATTTCGAGCACAGATCACTCCCAGCTATCTCCTCGCCACTTATCAGACACGCTTCCGGTCTAGCCGCCAGTCGCCGACACCATGGGGTGCTGTATACCCACAACGACCGCTCTAGTCCTCATCCCCACGTGTTCGCCCTCAACGCATCTACTTCCGGTCTGACCAAA from Crassostrea angulata isolate pt1a10 chromosome 7, ASM2561291v2, whole genome shotgun sequence includes:
- the LOC128156778 gene encoding uncharacterized protein LOC128156778, whose amino-acid sequence is MPPYQTTRSDRTVRPPAKLSDYIEWPCLLLVITDSVLFTQSAHTRDYPHFTTEQLIHHFHAPLITDASGLAASRKHRGVLYTHNDSEHPTNYVFAINASTAALISTLMVYPSSNFDWEDIAVGPCGSTSCIYIADTGTTGTTDVYRVEEPDFIYSDQILQNAKKITYTWTGVPSNHLTSRTIMVDPHGNVYLVNDKVRNIGLISPDMWTKHQPVDIATPYLLNFPREVNRTTDPESGDISSDGSQVLILTHNHIYYWHVRHGNILSSLQGDPITVPRLHGHHLGGVCWDLDGRNYYTVKEGKNAPLYIHQRIN